CGGGCGGGGGAGCACCCGAATCGACGTGGTCTTGCGTCAGGACTAATGTGTGATCGAGATTCGAATTCGCGAGGCTCCAATGTACTTGTCGGCGCCGCCATAGTAGATCCACCACTCGTCTTTGCTTTTGTCTTTCACCATGCCTTCCGTGAATACCACATTAGGAACCTGACCTACGCGCTGCCAGTCGGTTTGCGGGCGCAGGAACGGCGTTTCTGCTCGCGCGATCAGCTTGCTCGGATCAGTCTTGTCGAACAGAGCCCACGCCGTGGTGTACACCAGCTTATCGTCAGCAGCGTTGTAGATAAGTAGGATTCCAGCATCGGTGACGATCGGCGGCGGACCAGGTTCCATAACTCTCGAATCGAATGCACCGGCTCGGCGAGGCAGCACCGGCTGCGCTGTCGCATCGCTCCAATGAAGCAGATCCCCGGAGAATGCCAATCCCATGTAGTCGCGCTTGTCGGACGCAGTTCCAAGATAGTACATCCACCA
This DNA window, taken from Acidobacteriota bacterium, encodes the following:
- a CDS encoding glycosidase, coding for WWMYYLGTASDKRDYMGLAFSGDLLHWSDATAQPVLPRRAGAFDSRVMEPGPPPIVTDAGILLIYNAADDKLVYTTAWALFDKTDPSKLIARAETPFLRPQTDWQRVGQVPNVVFTEGMVKDKSKDEWWIYYGGADKYIGASRIRISITH